From a single Planococcus shenhongbingii genomic region:
- a CDS encoding amino acid ABC transporter ATP-binding protein — protein sequence MISIKNLHKKFGNLEVLKGIDLDVQKGQAIVVIGPSGSGKTTFLRCLNILEVPNAGTVTIDGQTADFSKPFSKKQITAFRKQSAMVFQHYNLFPHMTAIENVMEGPVIVQKLDKAAARKKAEEILTKVGLADKMDYYPFQLSGGQQQRVGIARALALEPKVMLFDEPTSALDPELVGEVLQVMKDLASEGMTMVVVTHEMRFAKGVADEVLFMDAGKIVERGRPEDIFNNPQEERTQQFLNLIEKTDVI from the coding sequence ATGATTTCCATTAAAAATCTACACAAAAAGTTCGGCAATCTTGAAGTGCTGAAAGGCATCGATTTAGACGTCCAAAAAGGACAGGCAATTGTCGTCATTGGCCCTTCTGGATCTGGTAAAACAACTTTCCTGAGATGCTTGAATATTCTAGAGGTGCCTAATGCCGGAACGGTCACTATCGATGGACAAACCGCTGATTTTTCCAAGCCTTTTTCTAAAAAGCAAATCACAGCTTTCCGGAAACAATCGGCGATGGTTTTTCAGCATTATAATTTGTTTCCTCATATGACAGCGATTGAAAACGTCATGGAAGGTCCAGTCATTGTACAAAAACTTGATAAAGCGGCTGCCCGGAAAAAAGCCGAAGAAATTTTAACAAAAGTCGGACTTGCAGATAAAATGGATTATTACCCTTTCCAATTGTCGGGCGGGCAGCAGCAGCGCGTTGGCATTGCCCGTGCGCTTGCTCTGGAACCGAAAGTCATGCTTTTCGATGAACCAACTTCAGCATTGGATCCGGAACTTGTCGGTGAAGTGCTGCAAGTTATGAAGGACTTGGCTTCTGAAGGAATGACCATGGTGGTCGTAACGCATGAAATGCGCTTTGCAAAAGGTGTTGCGGATGAAGTCCTCTTTATGGACGCCGGAAAGATTGTGGAACGCGGCAGACCGGAAGATATCTTCAACAACCCTCAAGAAGAACGCACACAGCAATTTTTGAATTTGATTGAAAAAACAGATGTAATTTAA
- a CDS encoding amino acid ABC transporter substrate-binding protein, which translates to MKKFSFMLLLLAAMFLLAACGGGSPEEDPTTDDATGSGSSEEDVLAKVQEEGTLRVGTEGTYPPFTFHDDSGKLTGFDVEVAQEIGKRLGVEVEFLETQWDAMFAGLDAGRFDMVANQVGINPERQESYDFSDPYITSTAVLVVSKDNEDIKSFEDLEGKLSAQSLTSNYAETARSFGAEIEGVEGFNQAIELLNSGRVNATVNDNLTVLDFLKQRPDANIKIVDEASDAAQSGLLFRKGSGAIVEEANTALAEMIEDGTYDKISEKWFGENVLE; encoded by the coding sequence ATGAAGAAGTTTAGTTTTATGCTCTTATTGTTAGCGGCCATGTTTTTGTTGGCAGCATGCGGAGGCGGCTCTCCGGAAGAAGATCCAACCACGGATGACGCAACTGGTTCTGGAAGTTCTGAAGAAGATGTCTTGGCGAAAGTCCAAGAAGAAGGTACATTGCGTGTGGGTACGGAAGGAACTTACCCTCCTTTCACGTTCCATGACGATTCCGGTAAATTGACTGGCTTTGACGTAGAAGTTGCGCAAGAAATCGGAAAGCGTTTAGGTGTGGAAGTTGAATTTTTGGAAACTCAATGGGATGCCATGTTTGCAGGTTTAGATGCTGGGCGCTTTGACATGGTGGCAAACCAGGTCGGCATCAATCCAGAGCGCCAGGAAAGCTATGATTTTTCAGATCCATATATCACTTCTACAGCTGTATTAGTAGTTTCAAAAGACAATGAAGATATCAAAAGCTTCGAAGATTTGGAAGGAAAATTATCCGCCCAGTCTTTAACAAGCAATTATGCAGAAACTGCACGTTCTTTCGGGGCTGAAATCGAAGGCGTGGAAGGTTTTAACCAAGCCATCGAATTATTGAATTCGGGTCGCGTCAATGCGACAGTGAATGATAATTTGACAGTTCTGGACTTTTTGAAACAGCGCCCGGATGCCAACATCAAAATCGTTGATGAAGCATCGGATGCAGCTCAAAGTGGATTATTGTTCCGTAAAGGCAGCGGCGCTATCGTTGAAGAAGCCAATACTGCTTTAGCTGAAATGATCGAAGACGGCACTTACGATAAAATTTCTGAAAAATGGTTCGGCGAAAATGTACTTGAATAG
- a CDS encoding amino acid ABC transporter permease — MYLNSIFSNPVRLERLTEISQSAWLPLLEGLIQYTIPLTLISFVLGLILAVLTALARISTVKILQYIARVYVSIIRGTPLLVQLFILFYGLPTVGIVIDPFPAAVLGFSLNVGAYASEVIRASILSIPKGQWEAANTIGMTYVQSLRRIVLPQAARVSVPPLSNTFISLVKDTSLASLILVTEMFRIAQQIAATNYEFLLLYAQAALIYWVVCFLLSIGQGRLEHRFDRYVSR, encoded by the coding sequence ATGTACTTGAATAGTATTTTCTCCAACCCTGTTCGACTGGAACGGCTCACGGAAATTTCACAGTCAGCCTGGCTTCCTTTATTAGAAGGCTTGATTCAATACACCATACCTTTGACACTGATTTCGTTTGTATTGGGACTGATTTTAGCGGTGTTGACTGCATTAGCCCGCATCTCTACCGTTAAAATCCTGCAGTATATCGCCCGGGTTTATGTATCGATTATCCGCGGCACACCATTATTGGTTCAGCTTTTCATTTTGTTCTACGGCTTGCCGACAGTCGGGATTGTCATTGATCCATTCCCAGCAGCCGTCCTCGGTTTTTCATTGAATGTCGGGGCTTATGCCTCTGAAGTAATCCGCGCTTCCATCCTTTCCATACCAAAAGGGCAGTGGGAGGCAGCCAATACAATCGGAATGACTTACGTGCAGTCGCTTCGCCGCATCGTCTTGCCGCAGGCAGCACGGGTATCTGTTCCGCCGCTTTCGAATACATTTATAAGTTTGGTTAAAGATACTTCGTTGGCGTCGCTCATTCTCGTGACAGAGATGTTCCGCATTGCTCAGCAAATCGCCGCTACAAACTATGAGTTTTTATTGTTGTACGCCCAAGCAGCACTTATTTACTGGGTCGTCTGTTTCTTATTGTCAATCGGACAGGGCAGACTGGAACATCGTTTTGACCGTTATGTATCCCGATAA
- a CDS encoding YjiH family protein produces MKKFTVLTWLLFLIPSVLGVFLFIVPVPTDEGWVVPIALLANLVAGFIEPIAPWIMLVIMLIAAAGSIFSITRKVNEHHTVSFFDRLFNVNLFWTIVRIIGAVFAVMVLFQVGPEAVWSADTGGLLLSPDGLLSFLFTIFLFAGLFLPLLMNFGLLEMFGTMMVKVMRPVFRLPGRSSIDALASWVGDGTIGVLLTNTQYIQNKYTQREAAIIGTTFSVVSITFAIVVIQQVGLSQYFLPYYGTVVLTGIVLAIIMPRIYPLAQKPTTFMNGQPQDAMSEEVPEGYNVVSHGVENALSKAEENKSISEFFKDGFKNVLDMWIGVAPVVMAFGTVALMLATYTPIFTILGKPFEPYLNLLGIPEAEAAAQLMVVGFADMFLPAILAASTIESELTLFVVATMSVTQLIYMSEVGGLLLGSRIPVNILDLVVIFLLRTVIALPIVAGIAHLIF; encoded by the coding sequence GTGAAAAAGTTTACAGTTTTGACCTGGCTATTGTTTTTGATTCCATCTGTCCTGGGCGTGTTCCTATTTATCGTGCCGGTGCCAACAGATGAAGGCTGGGTTGTACCAATCGCTTTGCTGGCCAATTTAGTGGCAGGTTTTATCGAGCCAATTGCACCATGGATCATGCTTGTTATCATGCTGATTGCCGCTGCAGGATCCATATTCAGTATTACTAGAAAAGTTAATGAACACCATACAGTCTCATTTTTTGATAGATTATTCAACGTCAATTTGTTCTGGACGATCGTCCGGATCATCGGAGCCGTCTTTGCCGTCATGGTGTTGTTCCAAGTTGGTCCCGAAGCTGTTTGGAGTGCTGATACGGGTGGTCTATTATTGTCGCCTGATGGGCTATTGTCATTCCTCTTTACGATTTTCTTATTCGCTGGACTGTTTTTGCCGCTTTTGATGAACTTCGGACTACTGGAAATGTTCGGTACCATGATGGTGAAAGTCATGCGTCCAGTGTTCCGTTTGCCTGGCCGTTCATCAATTGATGCCTTGGCATCCTGGGTAGGCGACGGAACGATCGGCGTTCTTTTAACCAATACGCAGTATATTCAAAATAAGTATACACAGCGTGAAGCAGCGATAATCGGCACTACTTTCTCAGTTGTTTCAATTACTTTTGCCATTGTCGTGATTCAGCAAGTTGGACTAAGCCAATACTTCCTCCCCTACTATGGAACTGTTGTTTTGACGGGCATTGTACTTGCAATCATTATGCCGCGCATTTACCCTTTGGCCCAAAAGCCGACGACGTTCATGAACGGACAGCCTCAGGATGCAATGTCTGAAGAAGTTCCGGAAGGATACAACGTTGTTTCTCACGGTGTTGAAAACGCCTTATCAAAAGCTGAAGAAAATAAGTCAATAAGCGAATTCTTTAAAGACGGCTTTAAAAACGTCTTGGATATGTGGATCGGTGTAGCTCCGGTCGTTATGGCGTTCGGTACGGTCGCTTTGATGCTTGCTACCTATACACCTATTTTCACGATTCTCGGAAAACCTTTCGAACCATACTTAAATTTATTAGGTATACCCGAAGCAGAAGCTGCGGCACAGCTGATGGTAGTCGGATTTGCCGATATGTTCTTGCCGGCTATACTGGCGGCAAGCACGATCGAATCGGAATTGACGCTTTTCGTAGTCGCTACGATGTCCGTCACCCAATTGATTTATATGTCGGAAGTCGGCGGTTTGCTGCTTGGCTCTAGGATTCCGGTTAACATCCTGGATTTGGTGGTCATTTTCTTGCTTCGCACAGTCATTGCCCTGCCGATTGTTGCGGGAATCGCTCACCTAATATTTTAA
- a CDS encoding M20 metallopeptidase family protein, translating to MQSAVMTKIESLYEEMVETRRHLHMYPELSHQEVETPAFIAERLEEMGVEVRRGVGGRGVVGYIRGGKPGKTIAFRADFDGLPIDDKKDVSYKSRVPGVMHACGHDGHTAGLLGFAKAMASIKDELPGTIVLIYQFGEELPPGGARGMIEDGCLGGVDLVFGAHIQSMMENGRVFVRDGYLQAAEDAFKIIVKGYGTHGAEPHTGTDPILAASHIMIALQSIVSRNADPLKELVVSIGKFHAGDADNVIPSEAVMEGTIRVFDPALRKLANERVAAIAENVARAMGATAEVVIETGYDALWNHPEAMDTVRRGANEIVGEEHVIDIDPIMPVEDFAYYTQVKPGAYFFVGAKMAADSLSYPHHHENFDFNEQAMVLAAKVFAATYFKAQGL from the coding sequence ATGCAATCAGCTGTAATGACCAAGATTGAATCGTTATATGAGGAAATGGTGGAAACACGCCGTCACCTGCATATGTATCCTGAATTATCCCATCAGGAAGTCGAAACGCCTGCTTTTATTGCAGAGCGCTTGGAAGAAATGGGCGTGGAAGTTCGGCGCGGCGTTGGCGGACGTGGTGTAGTCGGTTATATCCGTGGCGGAAAACCTGGCAAGACAATCGCTTTCCGGGCCGATTTTGATGGGCTGCCAATCGATGATAAAAAAGATGTTTCTTATAAATCTAGAGTTCCCGGTGTTATGCACGCATGCGGGCATGACGGCCACACTGCAGGGCTTTTAGGTTTTGCAAAAGCAATGGCGTCAATAAAAGACGAACTTCCCGGAACGATTGTGCTGATCTATCAATTTGGTGAAGAACTGCCTCCTGGAGGAGCACGCGGCATGATTGAAGATGGTTGTTTAGGCGGCGTCGACTTGGTTTTCGGTGCTCATATTCAAAGCATGATGGAGAATGGGCGTGTCTTTGTGCGGGATGGCTATTTGCAGGCCGCTGAGGATGCCTTCAAGATCATCGTCAAAGGATACGGCACGCATGGCGCAGAACCGCATACAGGCACCGACCCGATCTTGGCAGCGAGCCATATTATGATTGCCCTTCAATCGATTGTCAGCCGCAATGCAGACCCGCTGAAAGAACTTGTCGTCTCCATCGGCAAATTCCATGCCGGTGATGCAGACAATGTGATTCCGAGTGAAGCCGTTATGGAAGGCACGATCCGGGTATTTGATCCGGCGCTGCGCAAGCTGGCCAATGAACGCGTTGCAGCCATTGCAGAAAACGTAGCACGTGCAATGGGAGCAACAGCTGAAGTTGTGATTGAAACAGGCTATGACGCTCTGTGGAACCATCCGGAAGCGATGGATACCGTGCGCCGGGGAGCAAATGAGATTGTCGGTGAAGAGCATGTCATCGATATTGATCCGATTATGCCGGTTGAAGACTTTGCTTATTATACCCAAGTAAAACCAGGCGCTTATTTTTTTGTCGGAGCAAAAATGGCTGCTGACAGTTTAAGTTATCCGCATCATCATGAAAATTTCGATTTTAATGAACAAGCGATGGTGCTTGCTGCAAAAGTATTTGCGGCAACTTATTTTAAAGCGCAAGGATTATAA
- the bshB2 gene encoding bacillithiol biosynthesis deacetylase BshB2 — protein MTIPKERHVLVVFPHPDDEAFGVSGTIATHIKQGTPVTYACLTLGEMGRNLGNPPFATRESLPQIRKKELLASAEAMGLTDLRMMGLRDKTVEFEDDEKMVGMMTDLITELNPSLVITFYPDLSVHPDHEATARAVVRAVRRMKDRPKLHCVAFANNTLEVLGDPDIVYDITAVRDQKMDAMKAHISQTAWMLEEMEHKLAQGDAETENWLTKERFYNYRWNQDFEESF, from the coding sequence ATGACAATTCCAAAAGAACGGCATGTGCTGGTCGTCTTCCCTCACCCGGACGATGAAGCGTTCGGCGTTTCGGGAACGATTGCCACTCATATTAAACAAGGAACTCCAGTTACATACGCTTGTCTAACGCTAGGTGAAATGGGCCGTAATTTGGGAAATCCGCCATTTGCCACAAGGGAATCACTTCCACAGATCCGGAAAAAAGAGCTGCTGGCTTCTGCAGAAGCTATGGGATTGACTGATTTGCGGATGATGGGACTGCGTGATAAGACAGTCGAATTTGAAGATGACGAAAAAATGGTCGGCATGATGACTGATTTAATTACTGAGCTGAACCCTTCACTGGTTATCACATTTTATCCTGATCTTTCAGTGCATCCTGACCACGAAGCAACCGCACGGGCAGTTGTCCGCGCAGTTCGCCGTATGAAAGATCGTCCGAAATTGCATTGTGTGGCATTTGCCAACAACACATTGGAAGTGCTTGGAGATCCCGATATTGTTTACGATATTACCGCGGTGCGCGATCAGAAGATGGATGCCATGAAAGCCCATATTTCCCAGACTGCCTGGATGCTCGAAGAAATGGAGCATAAACTTGCTCAAGGCGATGCGGAAACTGAAAACTGGCTGACAAAAGAACGGTTCTATAATTACCGTTGGAACCAGGATTTCGAAGAATCTTTCTAA
- a CDS encoding L-threonine 3-dehydrogenase has product MKRIMITGALGQIGSELVEKLRGIYGIDNVLATDIRPAAGNEGPFELLDVTDGQKMYELAKDFGADTMMHMAALLSATAEEKPLLAWNLNMGGLVNALEASRELDLQFFTPSSIGAFGPSTPKKNTPQDTLQRPTTMYGVNKVSGELLCDYYFQKFGLDTRGVRFPGLVSYVAQPGGGTTDYAVDIYYKAVEQQSYTSYIDKGTYMDMMYMPDALQSIVDLMEADPSKLEHRNAFNVTAMSFEPEEIAASIRKRIPDFKMSYEVDPVRQAIADSWPDNIDASAAEKEWGFKATYDLDAMTADMLEKLKKKLIHA; this is encoded by the coding sequence ATGAAGCGAATTATGATTACTGGGGCACTGGGGCAGATTGGTTCTGAACTGGTGGAGAAATTGCGCGGAATATACGGGATAGACAATGTACTGGCAACTGATATCCGGCCAGCAGCTGGCAACGAAGGGCCATTCGAGTTGCTTGATGTGACAGATGGGCAAAAGATGTATGAGTTAGCAAAAGATTTCGGAGCTGATACCATGATGCATATGGCAGCTTTGCTGTCAGCGACGGCTGAAGAAAAGCCATTGCTTGCATGGAACTTGAATATGGGTGGACTGGTCAATGCGCTTGAAGCTTCACGTGAATTGGACCTGCAATTTTTTACGCCAAGTTCAATCGGCGCATTTGGTCCATCTACTCCTAAAAAAAATACGCCGCAGGATACGCTGCAGCGTCCGACGACAATGTATGGCGTCAATAAGGTTTCCGGTGAATTGTTATGCGATTATTATTTCCAGAAATTCGGCTTGGATACTCGCGGAGTCCGTTTTCCGGGCTTAGTTTCGTATGTGGCACAGCCGGGTGGAGGTACGACCGATTACGCAGTGGACATCTATTACAAAGCGGTTGAACAGCAAAGCTATACGTCATATATCGATAAAGGCACATATATGGATATGATGTATATGCCGGATGCTCTTCAATCGATTGTTGATTTGATGGAAGCAGATCCATCAAAATTGGAACATCGCAATGCCTTTAATGTTACAGCCATGAGTTTTGAACCGGAAGAAATTGCGGCATCAATCCGCAAGCGTATTCCTGACTTCAAAATGTCTTACGAAGTTGATCCGGTCAGACAAGCAATTGCTGACAGCTGGCCTGACAATATCGATGCTTCAGCTGCAGAAAAGGAATGGGGCTTTAAAGCTACCTATGATTTGGATGCAATGACTGCTGATATGCTGGAGAAATTGAAAAAAAAACTGATTCACGCCTGA